A segment of the Nitrospina gracilis 3/211 genome:
CTGAAGAACATCATGCAGGTTCCGCGTCTGGAGAAGATCGTGCTCAATATGGGCCTGGGCGAAGGCACTCAGAACGCCAAGCTGATCGAGGCGGGTGTTGAGCAGTTGCGCATCATTACCGGTCAGGCCCCGGTGGTGACAAAGGCGAAAAATGCGATCTCCAACTTCAAGCTGCGCGAAGGCATGCCGGTGGGTGTGCGCGTGACCCTGCGCGGCTCCCGCATGTACGAGTTTTTTGAGCGGCTCGTTGGGTTTGCTCTGCCGCGCGTTCGTGATTTCAAGGGCCTGTCGCCCAAGTCTTTCGACGGGCGCGGCAATTACACCATCGGCCTGCGCGAGCAACTGATTTTCCCGGAGATCAATTTCGACAAGATCGAGAAGATCAAGGGCATGAACATCACCATCTGCACCACCGCTGAAAACGACGAGCAGGGGCGGGTGCTGTTGAAGACCATGGGATTTCCGTTTCGCAACTGAATCCCGATTTTTAGAGGCAAGACATGGCGAAGAAATCGCTGATAGCCAAGGCCAACCGCAAGCAGAAATTCAGCGTGCGGGAGTACAACCGGTGCAAAGTGTGCGGCCGCCCGCGGGCGTTTCTCCGCAAGTTTGGTTTGTGCCGCATCTGTTTTCGGCAGCGGGCGCTGTTGGGGGAAGTCCCCGGCGTCACCAAGGCCAGCTGGTAAGGCAACGAGTTACGTAAGTTTAGGAGAACATTGATCTCATGATGACCGATCCCATAGCGGATTTTTTCACCCGGCTCCGGAACGGAATGCAGGTGCGCCACCCTTCGGTGGACATGCCGAATTCCAAAATGAAGACCCGGATCGCCGAGATTTTGCAGGGTGAAGGATTCATTCGCAACTTCAAGACAAAGGAAGACAATAAGCAGGGGTTGTTGCGGGTGTACCTGAAGTACCACAACGGCTCCCCCTGTGTACGCGGCATCAAGCGTGTCAGCACACCCGGCCGTCGTGTTTATGTGGACAAGGATCATA
Coding sequences within it:
- the rplE gene encoding 50S ribosomal protein L5; the encoded protein is MAVPNVKQAYDEKYRSQIQKELGLKNIMQVPRLEKIVLNMGLGEGTQNAKLIEAGVEQLRIITGQAPVVTKAKNAISNFKLREGMPVGVRVTLRGSRMYEFFERLVGFALPRVRDFKGLSPKSFDGRGNYTIGLREQLIFPEINFDKIEKIKGMNITICTTAENDEQGRVLLKTMGFPFRN
- a CDS encoding type Z 30S ribosomal protein S14, with the protein product MAKKSLIAKANRKQKFSVREYNRCKVCGRPRAFLRKFGLCRICFRQRALLGEVPGVTKASW
- the rpsH gene encoding 30S ribosomal protein S8, whose product is MMTDPIADFFTRLRNGMQVRHPSVDMPNSKMKTRIAEILQGEGFIRNFKTKEDNKQGLLRVYLKYHNGSPCVRGIKRVSTPGRRVYVDKDHIPKVLNGLGVAIISTSQGLVTDQICREKGIGGEVVGYIW